The window AACAAAATCGCCATATTTTTTTGTTAAATTAACAGCTTCTATTGCATACATATTGCCGCCCTCATTCTGGTTTATTTTTATTTTTAGTCGTTTGGCATTTTTAGATTTGCAAGCTTAGTTTTATCAAATTTCTCTCCGGCCTGTGCATTTGTAACCTTGATTTCTCCACTTGCTATCTTTTCAGAAATGGTCTTGAGCTTACCCTTTATTTCATCCCATTTAGCTTTTCCGTCAGCAGTAATCTTTGACTCGATAACACTTAAATCAGTGATTCCTGTAGCACCTGAAGCAAGATTGTAGCTCAGTACTTTTCCGTTAACCTTATCCATAGCACTATCCTTAAAGTTCTTTGCTATTTCAAATACAGGTACTTCTGTGTTCTTTAAAACACTTGTAAGTATATTTCCGGGTTGGTTTGAGTCCTTGTTTGCGTCTACTTCTACTGAAAGCTTTTTAACTTCTTTAGCTTTGGCGTCTACTCCATCACCTACTGCACCTGCAACTGCATATACTATGTTTGCACCATCTGAATAGTATGTGTTTGCTTTTGTTGCACCGGCTGCTGAATCACTGAAGCCTGCATTATAATCACTGTAGAAGGTATAATTTACATTAAGTTCTTTTGCTACATAGTTGATACCTTCTGCAAAACCGTATCCGAATACTGTGATACCGTTTGATTTTGAACCTCCAAGGAAGCCTACTTTTCTTCCTGCATCGCCGGAAGTAAATGAATAATCTGCACTATTAAACAGCTTAGAAGCATTTTCATTTACCAATGTAGCTAATGCACCAGCCATAAAGGATGCTTCATGTACATCAAAGAGAACTGAAACAACGTTTTTATGTTTTACACTTCCGTCATCGTTTACGTTTGGATTGTCATTAAATATTACAAATGTAGTGTCAGGATATTGTTCAGCAATTGGCTTGCTTCCTCCAACTCCTTTAATTAAAGCGTCAAAGTTATATTCAAGGCTGAAAATAAGCTTGAAACCTGCACCTGCCAGTTGTGTCAAGCTTCCCGGTATATCGGTAGTTTCAACAACCTTATAATTTATTCCCAAATCCTTCTTTGCTTTTTCAAGACCGGCAATTGCTGACTGGTTGTATCCTTTGTCGTTAGGGCCTGCTGCTGAAGTAATCAGTGCTATCCCGGGGCCTAAATCGGCAGTACCGGAACTTGCTGCATTAGTACTGCTGGCAGTGGAATCACCAGCTTTGGAATTTGAACAGCCTGTAAAAACCATTGTTACCAGCATAATCATTGCGAGCAGAAAAGACAGTTTTTTTGTAATTTTTTTCATGTTGACCTCTCCTCCGATAATATAGTGTTATAGTTTTGATATATAATAATTTTAGAAGCCTAAGTCGCGATCTTAGATCCTCTTTTTATAAAAGCCATGGCATAATTGATTTTTGAGTGCAGGAAACTAAGCCATAGCATATTATCTTACTTGGCATTTTTACTTACTTTTTACTAATTTGAAATTTAAGTATTATTCATGTATCTGGTTAATATAAAATTTAAACTTGTCCGACCTGTAGAAGCTTTTAAAAGATTCTATAGGTATTTCCCTCCCATTTACCATTCCATATGTTATAGCCTTAAATAAAAGTACAGGATCTCCCTCTTTTACCCGAAGCTCTCTGGCAACCTCATCAACCGCCAACACTGCCTCAATGGTTCTTGTTGCTTTTGTGATTTTTGTACCGTATTTCGTTTCAAGTACTTTATAAATGGAGTCAACTCCGAAATCATATGTGTCTATTAAGGGAAATAACTTGCATGGTAAGTACGCAGTTGTCAGGTTAACAGGTTCATTATTTGCATAGTATACACGCTTAACTTTATATACCTTGTCCCCCTGACTAAGTTGCAATTTCCTGAGCATAACTTTGTCAGCCTCAATAACCTCTGACTTTAGAAGTCTCTTGGAAGGAGTCATTCCCAATTTTAAAATATCTTGAGTACAACTGGTTATAGAAATCAAATCCTGATCCAGAGTATCTTTTTTAACAAAAGTTCCCTTACCTTGAATACGATAAAGGTATCCTTCGTTAACAAGATCATCTATTGCCTTTTTAACAGTTATCCTGCTCAACCCAAAAACACCCATCAATTCTCTTTCACTTGGAATAAGGCCATCGGCACCGATTTCCTCATTATTAATCATTTCTACTATTTTTTGTTTCACCAAATAGTATTTAGGTACCATTCCGCTCACGATTATCCCCCTTGAATGTCCTTGTTATCATAATATTATATTGTTATGTTGATATGTCCACTTACATATTATATTATTTATAGCCAAAAGTCAACATGATTCGACATAAATTTTATGTGCACTTTCACTATAAACCGTATTAATAATATTGTTAATTATAGTATTTGTTATTTGCTCTGCTTCTATTAATTTTTTAAAACAATTTCAGTATATGGAAAATAAAATAATATCTATTATATTATATTATTGCTTATATTCCACCAAATTTCTTCATAATTTCCCAGCATATTACTTGAAGAAATAGTTAATTTGTTGGTATAATTAACCTATTGCTTGGTGAAATTCGATATATTAAATCTATAATACTTCAATTCTAATTCAGACTAAAATATTTAACTAACTTGAGGGGAGGATAATTTATATTACGGGAGATTATTGAGCACCAATGCAAAATATATTCTAGGGGTTAAAAATATGAAGATTACAAAAAGCATTTCTTTAGCATTGTTGTCATTATCATTATTACTATGCACAACAATCCCGGCAGCAGCTTCAGTAGTTCCTGCAGACAAATATACTTATACTTTGTCCGGTCAAGTGGGAACTCAATCAGAAAAAATTGAGTTTGAAAACACCGACGGAGAACAAACGTATAACGTTATTCTTGTTCAAGCCGATACTGAAATTAAGTTTACACCTAAAGAGAATATGTCTGCAGCAGTAAGAGCATATGATCCCGACGGCTACTATTCAGGAACCGTAATGTGGACAATAAATGGCTCCGAAGAAGCTGTAACTGATCTAGAAGCAAATAAAACGGCTACTGCTACTCTTGTTAAGAATTTCTTTGGGCTTAATAATCCTTACTACATTTTCAGTTTTGGCAACGGTAAAGATACTACAACTATTGTTTATAAGATTTCTGACAGTGCACCAAAGCCCACTCCTACTCCTACACCTACACCAAAGCCTACTCCTGCACCTACACCAAAGCCTACTCCTACACCAGCACCAAAGCCTACTCCTACACCAGCACCAAAGCCTACTCCTGCAACTAAGCCCGCTGCAACTGCAGGCAATGTTACTTACAAGGTGCAACAGGGAGATACATTGGCAACCATCGCATTAAATAATTATGGAAGCTACAAATATCATACAAAAATATACAATGCAAACAAAGCTGTAATTCAAAAGAATAAAAACCGTTTAGATGTTGGTATGACACTTGTTTTACCAAAAGACGGATTACTTCCTGCACTCAAAGTAGGAAGCGGAGATAAGGTTTATACCGTTAAAGCAGGCGATACACTTGGTAAGATTTCAGCTAAGTTTTACGGTAACTCAAGCAAGTACAAGAAGATTTACGAAGCAAATAAGAATAGAATAAAGAATCCTAACATGATTTATGTAGGACAGAAAATCGTAATAACAAAATAAGTAATGCCTTTAAAAGCAACATAAAACAGACCCTATAAACTAAGATTTAGTTCTTTTAGTTTATAGGGTCTGTTCTGTTAAATTTATATAAAAATTAAATATAGTTCTTTACCTGTATAAGCTCTTGAATAATTGCATCAGCCAGGAAAAGATCCTGAACTCCCGATGTGAGATTTCTGTAACCAATACATGTTATTCCGGCCGAAGCCGCTGCCCGAACCCCGGATGCGGAGTCTTCTATAGCAATAGTACTATCCTTTTTTATTCCACTGATAGAAAGTACTTTTTGATAAATATCAGGACTTGGTTTCTGAAACTTTACTTCATCTCCTGTAACGGAGTAATCAAAATATCCACTTATATGGAAATATTCCAGTACACGACTAATGTAATACCGGTTGGAGGATGAAGCAATTGCGATCTTGTAATTATTCTTTTTGAGTTCACTTAACAACTGCTCAAGTCCATTTGTAGGCTGTATTTTTTGTTTCTTAACATAATCCAGAATTAGATTAAACTGGCGCAATTCCAGTTCTTCCTGATTTGCATTTAGATTGTTTTCTTTTATGATTTTAGTCCACAAGTCCTTATTTGGCTTACCTACGTATTCTTTGAGATTAAATGTCTCATTTAGTCCATAGCTTTGTAAAATCTCCAATTTTGCACGGTAATGCAGAGGTTCACTGTCAAATATAACTCCATCTACATCAAATATGACTAAATCTTTTTTACGTTCCACCGTATTCATTTTACCACCTCAGACCTTTATTTTTACTTTTTAACTTTACATAATTAGATTTCATGAATACAGTTCAGTGCTTCGGCTTGGCTAAGGTATTGTAAAACCTCTGTGTGGGGACGGTTTTCCTTTGATTTTACCGAAAGTAGAACAGACATTGCCTTTTTCTCCTCACCTTTATTCTTAACAATCTGAACATCCATGACATCAATAGAGTTTTTCTTTGCCAGACTGAGAAACGAACCCAATCCCAGTGAGTTTTCAAATTCCAGATACAGATGCAGCAGATTTGATTTCTTCCGCATTAAATTATCCATCTTATGCAAAATAGTCATAACGAAAAATATAGTAGTACCACCCAAAATTGCACCTTCGTAAAAACCGATACCTATGGACAAGCCGATACAGGCTGAAGCCCACAATCCGGCAGCCGTAGTCAAGCCTCTGACCTGATTTCTTCCGGTGATTATTATTGTTCCGGCACCCAGAAATCCGATTCCGCTGACAACCTGAGCCCCAAGTCTGCCGATATCTCCTGTATGATATGTTTGGTAAATGTATTGATTTGTCATCATGACAATTGTTGAACCCAGACATACAAGTATGTATGTGCGAAAACCTGCAGGGTGGCGTTTACGTCCCCTTTCAAATCCTAGAATTCCGCTGATTACTACAGAAAGAAAAATACGTACGCAAATGGAAAGTACATTTATATCTTTTAATATAGCTAATTGGCTAATCAATCCGTAAATCACCTTCTTATCTATTGCCTTTTAGCATCTGACTGTGCCATCCTTTCTCTTTCAATATTTTAAGTGCAGGAAGCGGGTTGTTACAGGTCATGAGCCTTGCACCGCAGCGTATGGATTCATAAACCAGCTCATCAGTGTCAGGGCAATAGGACCACGGTAGTATTCCAAGGTTTTCAAACTCCTTCACACGCTCGGGAGTTATTATTTTCATATCAATACCTACTGCAAATAATTTTGAATAAGTCCCGGTTTCCCCATCAACAAAGTTCTCCATTTTTTCCTTTGGAAAGCCCTGAACCCTTACTCCATAGGAGTCGTACATATAGGCTGCAATAAAAGCATCAAAGCAAGTAAAGACACATCGATGCATTAAGCCGTATTCCTTTAATACTTCCATAGCTAAATCCACTGTTTCATAAGTCTTTTCCTTAATTTCTGCATTCAAAAGAATATTCTCATATGGTTGAACCAGCTCACAGAATTCACGCAGTGTTGGTACTTTCAACCCTTCAAATGCTTTGCCAAATTTCCCGCCTGCGTCCAATTCCTTAATTTGTTTCAGCGTCATATCATGGATATATCCCTTTCCATTCGTGGTACGGTCCACAGTTCTGTCATGCATTATGACAACAACTTTGTCTTTAGTCAAATTCATATCAAATTCAATCATATCAACATTCATTTCCAGCGCTTTTTGTATACTAAGTAGAGTATTTTCAGGATAAAATGCGCCAACCCCTCTGTGTCCTGCAACTAATATGCGCTCTTTATCCAACAACCTGTCTATGATTTTCCCCATATCCAAAAATACTTCCTTTCAAAAATTACATTTAATAAGATGTAGTTTTCTTAATATTTTTCAAACGCTTTATTACACTGTCATTATCTTTTCCGAAATAATCATGAAGTTTTGAATACTCCTGATACAGCAATTCATATGTTTTGCTGTTTTCAGCGTGAGGAAGGTATGTATTTTTTACTCCTCCGCCCATAGCATTTCCTGCTTGTTCAATTGTGTCGTATCCTCCATGTGCACCTCCTGCCGCAACAGCTCCAAACATTGCAGCACCCATAGCAGTTGTCTGCTTTGATGCTGTTACATGAACAGGCATTTGTATGATATCTGCAAAGGTTTGCATCACAAAGGGACTTTTTTCAGCTATACCTCCCGTTGCATACAACTTTTCTATTGTAACCCCGTGTTTTTTAAAGGTGTCAATAATCATACGTTTTCCATATCCCACAGCTTCCACTAATGCCTTATACATTTCGGGAGCAGTGGTAGTAGTGGTCATTCCAAACATTACACCTGTCAAATCCACGTCCACCAGAACAGAACGGTTTCCGTTCCACCAGTCCAATGCAAGCAAACCACTGCTTCCCGGCTTAATTTCTGAGGCAAGCCTGTCCAGATATGCTGTAACATGCATTCCTTTTTCTTTTGCCTGTGCTGAAAATTCTTCCGGCACACAATTTTTTGTAAACCATGCAAAATGGTCTCCCATACATGATTGTCCGGCTTCGTAACCGAAATATCCCGGAAGAATTCCGTCTTCACAAATTCCGCACATTCCCGGCACCTTTATATTCTGTCTGCTTGCCATCATATCGCAGCCCGATGTTCCTATAACCATCAGCATTATATCAGGACCTGTAATACCGGCACCGGGAACAGCGGCATGTGCATCTCCGCAGCCTACTGCCACAGGAGTTCCCACTGGAAGCCCTGTCCATTGAGAACTGCTTTCGGTAATATAGCCAGCTTTACTTCCAACAGGGTATATAATTCTTGACATTTTTGTATCAATTACATGTTCAAGTCTTGGGTCAAGTGTTTTAAAGAAATCCTTGGAGGGATACCCCGTTTTCTTTTGCCAGATTGCTTTATAACCAGCTGTACAGCTATTCCTTTTTTCTTCACCAGTAAGCATCAACGTTATCCAGTCTGATAGCTCCATAAACCTGTCGGCAGCTTCATATATTTCGGGAGCTTCATTGAGTATCTGCCATATCTTAGGGAACATCCATTCAGAAGATATTTTCCCTCCGTAAAATTCAAGGAATTCTTCGCCTCGCTGTGCTGCAATCTCATTGAGTCTATTGGCTTCATCCTGTGCTGCATGGTGCTTCCACAGTTTTACATATGCATGAGGATTATCCTTAAATTTGTCCAGCATACACAAGGGAGTACCATCCTTCAAAGTAGGAAGCATTGTACATTCCGTAAAGTCCGTACCTACACCGATAACTTGTGAAGGGTCGATGCCTGACGCCTTGAACACATTTAACAATGTTGTGCTTGCGCATTCTATATAATCAGGAGGATATTGCAGAGCCCAATCTGCTTCCAGCTTTGTAGTTCCGTTTGGAAGTTTTCTTTCCATAACTCCATGTGGATAATCCATGGAAGATGCTGCTTTAATTGTCCCGTCCGATACATCAACTAAAATTGACCTGGCACTTAGTGTTCCAAAGTCAATACCAACAACATACTTTGACATCTGTTTACTATTTCTCCCTTCCATTTTGTTTAGAAAGTGATACAAACCTTGAAATCACCATATTTTCCTGTTGCATACTCAAATGCCTTTTCCCATTCCTCAATTGGGAAGCAGTTTGTTATAAGTCCTTCTGTTTTTAATTTTCCATTATTAATGTTTTCAATTACAAAAGGGTAACAATAAGGGCTGAGATGTGAGCCCAGAAGATCAAGTTCCTTGCTGTCTCCGATAATTGACCAGTCAACTGTTGTCTCCTGACCAAATACACTGAACTCTACAAAGCGACCCAGCTTACGTATCATTGAAAGTCCCTGCTTAACGCTGGACGGATGCCCTGTAGCTTCTATATAAATATCACATCCATAGCCTTCGGTAAGCTTTAAAACCTCAGCTACTACATCCTGATTTTGAGGATTGAAGACCAAATCAGCACCGAATTCTTTAGCTTTGTCTAATCTGGATTGAACCATGTCCAATACAATCAATAATTTAGGATTTTTCATTCTTGCATAGGTAATCATCCCAAGTCCCAAAGTTCCTGCCCCTGAGATAACCACAACATCGTCGCAGCCAATTTGCCCACGGTCAACACAGTGCTTTGAGCATGCATACGGTTCAATTAGCATTGCTTTATCAAGAGGCATTTCTTGTGGAACTTTATGGACAACTGAGGTCTTTGGATAGCGTACATATTCTGCCATACCACCATTATTATCACTCTGGAACCCAAAAATATTGTGAGGCTGGCACATCCAATAATGTCCATCCTTGCAGAATCTGCACTCTCCGCATGGAACAATCTGATCTGCAGTAACTCTATCACCAATTTCAAAACCTTTAACGTTTTCTCCTATTGCAACGATTTTTCCTAGGAATTCATGCCCGGGAATAAACGGCGGTTTTACCCATGAAGGCTGGCTTTCATCGCCCCAAAATTTAGGAGCACCATGCTGGCATTTTAAGTCCCCTGCACAAACGCCGCATCCTTCTGTTTTAATAATTATATCATCTGGGCCGCATTCCGGCGTAGGGTATGCGGTTTCAAATCGGTAATCACCAAGCCCGTAGGCTACTAGAGCTTTCATAGTCTTTGGATAGTTTGACATAAACATCTTCCTTTCTTAATGTATAATATTTATTTTAAAGGTGAATTCTTATAAGCTATTGTAAAGAGATATGCTGTACTGACCAATATCGTATGCGTATTTGGCTGCAATATCTTTCATACTTTCAGGCATATTTTTTGTAAAGCCGTATACTTCATATGTGAAATCGCCTGTATAATTTGTATCTTTTAATGCTCTAAGAGCTTTTTCCCAACCTACCGTACCCATAAAAGGCAGGAAGTGCAAGTCGCTGATGCCCGTATTATCGTTTACATGAAGTGCAACTATACGGCTGCCAAGTGTTTTGATAGAATTGGACTCATCATAATACAGACGGTTTCCATGTCCAAAATCCCAGCAAACACCTATACGGGAATCCTTGTAGGAATCTACTAACATGCAAAGTTCTTCGGCTCTTGCAGAAAACTTCCTTCTCTGGGGGTATTCGATCATATTTTCATAAGCTATGCTTACTCTATTTTTCAATGCAAGCTCAATAATTGAATCATAAAACTCATGATTGAACCGGACACTTGCTTCATCGTCAAATTCTTTTTCAATACACTGTGTAAATGGATGAACTACCAACCACTTTACCCCAAGCATACTGCTGATTAACACGCTTCTGCGTGCGAATTTATAATAATCTTCTTTCTCCAAATCACTATTCCATTCCGGCATGTATCCCGGATTATAAGGCAAATGGGCTTGTGAAAAATCGATTCCCAGTCTATGACTTTCTTCAATAATTTCATCCACATATCTTTGCCAGTCATCTTCGCTTAATTCAGTTCTTGTGAAAAAGAATTCCGTAAAGCTGAAGTCAAGCGTTGTAAAACCTGCCTCCCTGCATCGGCGTATTGATTCCAAATACGGTGTATGCAGTCCGCCATCCCTGCGTTTTGAAAAAAGATTAGTAGAAGTTGCCAGACGCATAATTTTACTCCCCTTCTATTTGATATCAGCACAATGAAAGCAGATAATTTCCTACATCAACACTAAAGCGTGCACTTGGAATTTTTAAGCCTTCCGGCATATAATTGTTTATTCTTATTTCATATACCAAATCGCCTTCATACCCGATTTTAGTTAGTGCCCTCATGACTTTTTCCCATGGAATTGTTCCAAGGAAAGGAAGAAGATGCAAGTCATCCTGACCGAAATTATCATTTACGTGAAGGGCCTTTATACGACTGCCAAGCTTTTCTAGAGCAGGAATCTGATTTGAATAAACACGGTGTCCATGTCCTGTATCCCAGCAAACACCAACCGGCGCACCTTTGTAGGAGTCAACCAGCGCTATCAGTTCTTCGGCTGTTGCTCCAAAGCGACGTCTGTTATCCCTGTCACACATGTTTTCAAATGCAATTCCTACGTTTTCTTTAGTGGCTTGTTCTATAACCTTATCAAAATTCTCATGGTTTGCTGCAAGGTCTGCCTGCAAATTGTATTCGGCTTTATCCGTTTCTGTTACCGGGTGCATTACAGCCCATTTAACTCCCAGAATACTGCTGACGTGTATTGCACGATAGGTAAGTTCGTCAAAGCGTTCTTTTTCTTCAATGGTTTTGAAATATGCACCTTTAAAAGGACGATACGGGGGATGTGACTGTGAAAATGTAATACCAAGCTTTTCTGCCTCATTACGGATATTTTCAGCATTTTTTATCCAGTCATCGCCGTTTAGTTCTGTCTGACGGTTCAACATAGCACACATGTTTAAATCAAGAACTGTAAAGCCTGCCTCCTTGCAGCGATGCATAGATTCAATATATCCTGTGAATTCCTTTGTTTCCCTGCATTCTCTGAATAGTGAAGTCATTGTAGCAACACGCATTTTTTATATCTCCCTTCTCATACAATTTCTTAAATAAATATTTTTCTCTGCCCAAAGGCAGAGAAAAATATTTTAGTGGATTATTTTCCGTTTGCATCTAAATAGTCTTTTAATGTCATATTTACTTTTTTATCAATATTTGAAATAGTAGTTGCTCTATCCTGAGAACCTTCACTCAGCTTTATAATTTCATTCTGTACGGTAGTATCAATATCTGTAAACGCAGGAACCCATGGCTCTAAGTAGTTGGGATATTCCTTGGAGTTGTCTGCAATTTTAAGAATAATATTATACAGAGGATTTTTTTCTAGGAATGTCTTTACTTCCGGTAAATCATAAGCTTTTGAATTCATGGCATAGTAACCGGTGTTCATAAACCAGTCTCCTGATACTTTTGGGGTTGCAAGATATTTCATGAAGTCCCATGCACCAAGACGCTTATTGTCATTTCCGGCATCAAAAACATACAATGCAGAACCGCCTATACCTGTACCCTTTGTACTATTAGCATCAACACGAGGGAGTTCAGCCACACCTACGTCAAAGGTTCCGGTATTCTGAATCTTTGAAACAATTGAAGCCATTGAAGAAGTACTTGCAGTCATCATTGCATACAAACCTGATTGGAAACCTTCATTGGGACTGGCTATACCAAAATCAACACCACCTGTAGCCAGCACCTTTTCCCATTCTTTCAGGAAGTGGTCAAGGGTTCCGTCTTTTGTCATTGCAATAGCGGTAGGAGTACCTTTACGGCCGTCGGCGTTATCAAACATATACTTTTCACTGCCTTGCATTGGAATCCATGATCCCAGCAGGAAGAAACGAGTCTTTGTACCAAGACCAAAAGTTTTAATCTTATCTCCGTTCTTAACAGTCAAAGCTTTAACATATGTAGCCATTTCTTCCAAAGTTGTAGGTGCTTTATTTGGGTCTAGTCCTGCAGCCTTAAACATATCCTTGTTGTAGTACAACATAACTGATGAGTTTGAGAACGGCAAACCAAGAACCTTGCCGTTGTACATTGCATAGTGCAGTGCATTTGCATTAAGCTCACTTAGATTAATTCCGTTGGCATCCATATCAATAAAATTCTGAACAGGATAGATATACTTGCTTTCCTTTACGTCAAATATACCCTTTGAGCTCATCTGCATAATGTCAGGAAGTTCGTTTGCAGCATTAGCCTGTAATATAGCAGATAGCTTTGTAGAAGCTTCATCGTATTCTCCCTGATATATAAGGTCTACTGTGATTCCCTTTTTAGTACCTTCTGATGAGTTGTACTCATTAACCATCTTCTTTAGCTGCTCAGCGGTGTTACCTTTCATTGAGTGCCAGAAAGTAACCTTGACGGGAGCTGAAGGCAGTATATTTCCTGATGCCGACTTAGTTGCAGTAGGCTCTGTTTTTGTGCTGTCCGTAGGCTCCGAAGACCCACAACCCACAAATATGGAAGCAGACATAACTACGCTTACAAACAATGCTAAAAATCTTTTAAGTTTCATTTTCCTTTCCTCCTTTAAATTATTTATTAATATTTTCTCATTTAAAGCTATATATAAGAAATGTGTTACAATTTAACCCTTTACCGAACCGCTGGCTATACCGCGAACAATGTTTCGCTGACCGAATGCGAAAATAATTATAGTAGGAAGCAATATGATTGCTATTGCTGCAAAAATCGGGGCTTTAACGCCGGAATCATCTGCTGACAGCATCGTTATACCAACCTGCACAGTTCTCATTTCAGGTCTGTTGGTAACAAGCAGAGGCCACAGGTATGTGTTCCATACATGAACAAAAGAGTTTAACGAAAGTGCGGTAATAGTTGCTTTTGAAACCGGAACACAAATCTGAAAAAAGAATTGCAGATCCCCGCAGCCGTCAAGAAATGCCGCTTCACGAAGGGAGCCGGAAATTGTCTTGAAGCTTTGCCTGAACATAAACACCTGAATCGCTGATACAAAATAGACTGCCATGATACCTACATATGAATTAAGCAATCCCAGTTTACTTATAGTAATGTAGTTAGGGATTAAAACTGCTTCCGTTGGTATCATCATTGTACCTATTATTATGAAAAACAGAACATTTTTACCTTTGAAATTGAAAAATGCAAAGGAATACGCCGCAAACATGGAAAGCAACAATCTTACCAGTGTAACCACCACTGCTATTAGTAGTGAGTTCAGCATAAACCGGGGTACCAGTGAGTCAAACAGAACATGCTGAAAGTTATCAAAATAAGTAAAATCTTTCGGAAATATTGTCGGCGGATAACTGTCAAATGTAGCATCATCTTTAAAGC of the Ruminiclostridium papyrosolvens DSM 2782 genome contains:
- a CDS encoding carbohydrate ABC transporter permease, whose product is MCGFKDDATFDSYPPTIFPKDFTYFDNFQHVLFDSLVPRFMLNSLLIAVVVTLVRLLLSMFAAYSFAFFNFKGKNVLFFIIIGTMMIPTEAVLIPNYITISKLGLLNSYVGIMAVYFVSAIQVFMFRQSFKTISGSLREAAFLDGCGDLQFFFQICVPVSKATITALSLNSFVHVWNTYLWPLLVTNRPEMRTVQVGITMLSADDSGVKAPIFAAIAIILLPTIIIFAFGQRNIVRGIASGSVKG
- a CDS encoding ABC transporter substrate-binding protein — protein: MKLKRFLALFVSVVMSASIFVGCGSSEPTDSTKTEPTATKSASGNILPSAPVKVTFWHSMKGNTAEQLKKMVNEYNSSEGTKKGITVDLIYQGEYDEASTKLSAILQANAANELPDIMQMSSKGIFDVKESKYIYPVQNFIDMDANGINLSELNANALHYAMYNGKVLGLPFSNSSVMLYYNKDMFKAAGLDPNKAPTTLEEMATYVKALTVKNGDKIKTFGLGTKTRFFLLGSWIPMQGSEKYMFDNADGRKGTPTAIAMTKDGTLDHFLKEWEKVLATGGVDFGIASPNEGFQSGLYAMMTASTSSMASIVSKIQNTGTFDVGVAELPRVDANSTKGTGIGGSALYVFDAGNDNKRLGAWDFMKYLATPKVSGDWFMNTGYYAMNSKAYDLPEVKTFLEKNPLYNIILKIADNSKEYPNYLEPWVPAFTDIDTTVQNEIIKLSEGSQDRATTISNIDKKVNMTLKDYLDANGK
- a CDS encoding sugar phosphate isomerase/epimerase family protein encodes the protein MRLATSTNLFSKRRDGGLHTPYLESIRRCREAGFTTLDFSFTEFFFTRTELSEDDWQRYVDEIIEESHRLGIDFSQAHLPYNPGYMPEWNSDLEKEDYYKFARRSVLISSMLGVKWLVVHPFTQCIEKEFDDEASVRFNHEFYDSIIELALKNRVSIAYENMIEYPQRRKFSARAEELCMLVDSYKDSRIGVCWDFGHGNRLYYDESNSIKTLGSRIVALHVNDNTGISDLHFLPFMGTVGWEKALRALKDTNYTGDFTYEVYGFTKNMPESMKDIAAKYAYDIGQYSISLYNSL
- a CDS encoding sugar phosphate isomerase/epimerase family protein, with translation MRVATMTSLFRECRETKEFTGYIESMHRCKEAGFTVLDLNMCAMLNRQTELNGDDWIKNAENIRNEAEKLGITFSQSHPPYRPFKGAYFKTIEEKERFDELTYRAIHVSSILGVKWAVMHPVTETDKAEYNLQADLAANHENFDKVIEQATKENVGIAFENMCDRDNRRRFGATAEELIALVDSYKGAPVGVCWDTGHGHRVYSNQIPALEKLGSRIKALHVNDNFGQDDLHLLPFLGTIPWEKVMRALTKIGYEGDLVYEIRINNYMPEGLKIPSARFSVDVGNYLLSLC